A genomic segment from [Flavobacterium] thermophilum encodes:
- a CDS encoding Protein of uncharacterised function (DUF3055): MSERFYLYDDTVEAAVRFVSFVGERQRFDLALIETDRFYGKYLVLDLQSNRFAILGRDDLEEPGYIERAYALSEQDADELRAFLDECLS; encoded by the coding sequence ATGAGTGAACGGTTTTACTTATACGATGATACGGTCGAGGCAGCGGTCCGGTTCGTCAGCTTTGTCGGCGAGCGGCAGCGGTTCGATTTGGCGTTAATTGAAACTGACCGCTTTTATGGGAAATATTTGGTGCTGGATTTGCAAAGCAACCGGTTTGCCATTCTTGGCCGCGACGATTTGGAGGAGCCGGGCTATATCGAACGCGCCTATGCACTCAGCGAACAAGACGCCGACGAGCTGCGCGCCTTTTTGGACGAATGCCT